The following are encoded in a window of Salmo trutta chromosome 9, fSalTru1.1, whole genome shotgun sequence genomic DNA:
- the izumo1 gene encoding izumo sperm-egg fusion protein 1, with amino-acid sequence MSVKLAMEKAVRALSFPLSVRLLSVPSLLCLLSLLCCVPAGRPCLQCDRRVRLLHEDYLLAAASATVEDQIELKKILDYAYVTYTTTSNQYSGVIDPTTLYRASTEYQSEFDRFQGSQLTGPLTFEAIQILEKGRKILEKHLQTFVQKGLCPNKCGLLYQRVMNCLSCQYKLHTCPSTTQDCGEYPVEAAEGGQAVLDCFLPWHSLVVGRPDYHYTWAPGTQRTLTEGDFRVLVVTEDSSVVLNQLHVDEEGMYRCLLTDGKGTVLSRTHFLLTVTPSPVPTPRSLLTLPSLPASYDVSPISHPPTNLLLVIIIIITALSLTASLGLAIAFGLITLRQQREEEEREGKGRDDDRGTDGTDVTDVEYEKGWTRF; translated from the exons atgtcAGTAAAGTTAGCTATGGAAAAGGCAGTTAGGGCCCTGTCTTTCCCCCTGTCTGTCCGGCTCCTGTCTGTCCCCAGCCTTCTATGTCTGCTGTCCCTGCTGTGCTGTGTCCCTGCAGGGAGACCCTGTCTGCAGTGTGACCGCAGGGTCAGGCTCCTCCATGAAGACTACCTATTGGCTGCTGCCTCTGCCACCGTAGAGGACCAGATAGAACTGAAGAAGATTCTAGACTACGCCTACGTCACCTACACAACCACCAGCAACCAGTATAGCGGAGTTATTG ACCCGACCACCCTATACAGGGCCAGTACAGAATACCAGAGTGAGTTTGACCGTTTCCAAGGCAGCCAactcacag GGCCTCTGACGTTTGAGGCCATTCAAATTCTGGAGAAAGGCAGGAAAATTCTAGAGAAACACCTGCAGACTTTTGTCCAGAAAG gTCTCTGCCCAAACAAATGTG GGTTGCTGTACCAGAGAGTAATGAACTGCCTTTCCTGTCAGTACAAGCTGCACACCTGCCCCTCTACCACTCAGGACTgcggtg AGTATCCAGTGGAGGCAGCAGAGGGGGGACAGGCAGTGTTGGACTGTTTCCTCCCCTGGCATAGTCTAGTGGTGGGCCGGCCAGATTATCACTACACCTGGGCTCCAGGGACGCAAAGGACT CTGACAGAGGGTGATTTCAGAGTGTTGGTGGTTACTGAGGATTCCTCTGTGGTGCTGAACCAGCTGCATGTCGATGAGGAGGGCATGTACCGCTGCCTCCTAACGGATGGCAAAGGAACTGTCCTTTCACGCACACACTTCCTTCTCACTG TCACCCCGTCACCTGTCCCGACTCCCAGATCTCTCCTcaccctgccctccctccctgcaAGTTATGATGTCTCCCCCATTTCTCACCCTCCCACTAACCTCCTGCtggtcatcatcatcataattacTGCCCTGAGTCTGACGGCCAGCCTAGGCCTTGCTATTGCTTTTgg ATTGATTACTCtgagacaacagagagaagaggaggagagggaagggaaggggagagatgaTGACAGAGGAACTGATGGAACTGATGTGACTGATGTGGAATATGAGAAGGGATGGACAAGATTTTGA
- the dusp2 gene encoding dual specificity protein phosphatase 2 isoform X2, with amino-acid sequence MCSSSEPLEITGIELAHILRTPRDQFASGGCVLLDCRPFLAFSRTHISESRNVNWNSMLRRRSKSSVVCLEWLVADKDLLGQLCRGDFSPMVVLDKSSLSMAELKGESLASMLLNALQADVQSSSAQICFLQGLLGHSPAMMDPEPSVTGRKTPLYDQEGPVELLPFLFLGSAVHSSRRETLTAAGITAVLNVSSSSPNLYEEDLKYMRLTVEDSLAADIAARFPEAIAFIDSVKESGGRVLVHCQAGISRSATICLAYLIHARRVRLDEAFDFVKQRRQVISPNLAFMGQLLQFETDVLCH; translated from the exons ATGTGTTCAAGCAGCGAACCTCTGGAGATAACTGGTATTGAGTTGGCCCACATCCTCAGAACTCCCCGGGACCAGTTCGCCTCAGGAGGCTGTGTACTGCTGGACTGTCGGCCTTTCCTTGCCTTTTCCAGGACTCACATCTCTGAGTCCCGCAATGTCAACTGGAACTCGATGCTCCGGCGTCGGTCCAAGAGCTCCGTTGTTTGTTTGGAGTGGTTGGTCGCGGACAAGGATCTCCTTGGTCAGCTGTGCAGGGGGGATTTCTCGCCAATGGTGGTGCTTGATAAGAGTAGCCTTTCTATGGCCGAACTGAAAGGGGAAAGCTTGGCCAGTATGCTGCTGAACGCTCTACAAGCCGATGTCCAATCCAGCTCAGCACAGATCTGCTTTCTACAAG GCCTGCTGGGACACAGCCCTGCAATGATGGACCCGGAGCCAAGCGTGACAGGGCGGAAAACACCACTCTATGATCAG GAGGGTCCGGTGGAGCTCCTCCCCTTCCTGTTCCTGGGCAGTGCAGTTCATTCGTCACGGCGCGAAACTCTCACTGCAGCGGGGATCACGGCAGTGCTCAACGTGTCCTCCTCCAGCCCCAACCTATATGAAGAGGACCTAAAATACATGAGACTCACTGTAGAGGACAGCCTGGCTGCAGACATCGCAGCTCGCTTCCCTGAGGCCATCGCCTTCATAG ACTCGGTGAAGGAGAGTGGTGGTCGTGTGCTGGTGCACTGCCAGGCCGGCATCTCTCGCTCGGCCACTATCTGTCTGGCCTACCTCATCCACGCCCGCCGCGTCCGATTGGACGAGGCCTTCGACTTCGTGAAGCAGCGACGCCAGGTCATCTCTCCCAACCTGGCCTTCATGGGACAGCTGCTACAGTTTGAGACCGACGTTCTGTGTCACTGA
- the dusp2 gene encoding dual specificity protein phosphatase 2 isoform X1 — MCSSSEPLEITGIELAHILRTPRDQFASGGCVLLDCRPFLAFSRTHISESRNVNWNSMLRRRSKSSVVCLEWLVADKDLLGQLCRGDFSPMVVLDKSSLSMAELKGESLASMLLNALQADVQSSSAQICFLQGGFEGFHEEYPEVCFNSPGLLGHSPAMMDPEPSVTGRKTPLYDQEGPVELLPFLFLGSAVHSSRRETLTAAGITAVLNVSSSSPNLYEEDLKYMRLTVEDSLAADIAARFPEAIAFIDSVKESGGRVLVHCQAGISRSATICLAYLIHARRVRLDEAFDFVKQRRQVISPNLAFMGQLLQFETDVLCH, encoded by the exons ATGTGTTCAAGCAGCGAACCTCTGGAGATAACTGGTATTGAGTTGGCCCACATCCTCAGAACTCCCCGGGACCAGTTCGCCTCAGGAGGCTGTGTACTGCTGGACTGTCGGCCTTTCCTTGCCTTTTCCAGGACTCACATCTCTGAGTCCCGCAATGTCAACTGGAACTCGATGCTCCGGCGTCGGTCCAAGAGCTCCGTTGTTTGTTTGGAGTGGTTGGTCGCGGACAAGGATCTCCTTGGTCAGCTGTGCAGGGGGGATTTCTCGCCAATGGTGGTGCTTGATAAGAGTAGCCTTTCTATGGCCGAACTGAAAGGGGAAAGCTTGGCCAGTATGCTGCTGAACGCTCTACAAGCCGATGTCCAATCCAGCTCAGCACAGATCTGCTTTCTACAAG GTGGCTTTGAGGGGTTCCATGAAGAATATCCAGAAGTCTGTTTCAACTCCCCAGGCCTGCTGGGACACAGCCCTGCAATGATGGACCCGGAGCCAAGCGTGACAGGGCGGAAAACACCACTCTATGATCAG GAGGGTCCGGTGGAGCTCCTCCCCTTCCTGTTCCTGGGCAGTGCAGTTCATTCGTCACGGCGCGAAACTCTCACTGCAGCGGGGATCACGGCAGTGCTCAACGTGTCCTCCTCCAGCCCCAACCTATATGAAGAGGACCTAAAATACATGAGACTCACTGTAGAGGACAGCCTGGCTGCAGACATCGCAGCTCGCTTCCCTGAGGCCATCGCCTTCATAG ACTCGGTGAAGGAGAGTGGTGGTCGTGTGCTGGTGCACTGCCAGGCCGGCATCTCTCGCTCGGCCACTATCTGTCTGGCCTACCTCATCCACGCCCGCCGCGTCCGATTGGACGAGGCCTTCGACTTCGTGAAGCAGCGACGCCAGGTCATCTCTCCCAACCTGGCCTTCATGGGACAGCTGCTACAGTTTGAGACCGACGTTCTGTGTCACTGA
- the adra2b gene encoding alpha-2B adrenergic receptor translates to MASPLDSACSVGLGNTNSSTSGLSLPCNQSVSSLQLAPYSAEATALFATAITLMIVFTIVGNIFVIIAVLTSRALRGPQNLFLVSLAAADILVATLIIPFSLANELLGYWYFKSLWCEIYLALDVLFCTSSIAHLCAISLDRYLSISRVTYSRQRTPMRIKASIVVVWLISAIISFPPLLSLNKSEPGGEGSERGPQCQLNDERWYILYSTVGSFFAPCLIMILVYMRIYQIAKQRTQNPPGEPRKDGVGCATPSQTPRGIQANGKEEGGKTPAIPHKTSSIRPPTLAITPSLSPDQANETPSSPTPNNLLHPPDPSLAPTPTTTSPPTSPLGPSPSSVSPSPSSTLPPLSEAKPKDGEKKGKKGKKGKKYNNNGDSSNSSDSDMEHEGGGRRGVNTPSMAGSPGIHSPATIQKYRDMIATSKGARLVAGRRSKPDTTPGAARRKAMVNREKRFTFVLAVVIGVFVVCWFPFFFSYSLQAICPETCALPDPLFKFFFWIGYCNSCLNPVIYTIFNQDFRKAFKKILCKNTKGTFF, encoded by the coding sequence ATGGCATCCCCTTTGGATAGTGCATGTTCAGTGGGGCTGGGCAACACTAATAGCTCGACCAGCGGTTTATCTCTTCCCTGCAATCAGAGCGTCTCTTCCCTGCAACTGGCCCCTTACTCCGCCGAAGCCACGGCGCTCTTTGCTACGGCTATCACCCTCATGATAGTCTTTACCATCGTGGGAAACATCTTTGTCATCATCGCAGTCCTGACCAGCCGTGCACTCAGAGGACCACAGAACCTGTTTTTAGTGTCGCTAGCAGCTGCGGACATTTTAGTGGCAACCCTCATCATCCCGTTTTCCTTGGCCAATGAACTGCTGGGTTACTGGTACTTCAAGTCTCTGTGGTGTGAGATCTACTTGGCGCTGGACGTTCTGTTCTGTACTTCCTCTATAGCTCACCTGTGCGCCATCTCATTAGACCGTTACCTGTCCATCAGCCGGGTTACCTACTCCCGCCAGCGCACACCCATGCGTATCAAAGCCTCCATCGTGGTGGTGTGGCTCATCTCGGCCAtcatctcctttcctcctctcctgtcgCTGAATAAGAGCGAGCCAGGTGGCGAGGGTAGTGAGAGGGGGCCTCAGTGCCAGCTGAATGACGAGCGCTGGTACATTCTCTACTCCACTGTCGGCTCCTTCTTCGCCCCTTGTCTCATCATGATCCTGGTCTACATGAGGATCTACCAGATCGCCAAGCAGCGCACACAGAACCCGCCAGGCGAGCCCAGGAAGGATGGGGTGGGCTGTGCCACCCCAAGTCAAACCCCTCGGGGGATCCAAGCCAacgggaaggaggagggagggaaaaccCCAGCTATTCCCCACAAAACTTCCAGCATCAGACCACCCACCCTGGCTATTACTCCATCACTATCCCCCGACCAGGCCAATGAGACCCCCTCTTCTCCCACCCCCAATAACCTCCTTCATCCTCCGGATCCATCTCTAGCTCCAACCCCAACCACCACCTCCCCTCCTACCTCACCCCTGGGTCCCTCACCCTCCTcagtttctccctctccctcctccacccttcCCCCACTTTCCGAGGCCAAACCCAAAGATGGGGAGAAGAAGGGGAAGAAGGGGAAGAAGGGGAAAAAGTATAACAATAATGGGGATAGCTCAAACAGCTCTGACAGTGACATGGAGcacgagggaggggggaggaggggagtcaACACCCCTAGCATGGCGGGTTCACCCGGCATCCACTCCCCTGCCACCATCCAGAAGTACAGGGACATGATCGCCACATCTAAGGGGGCTCGGCTGGTGGCGGGGAGGAGGTCTAAGCCAGACACCACTCCAGGAGCGGCACGTCGTAAAGCCATGGTGAACCGAGAGAAGCGTTTCACATTCGTCCTGGCTGTGGTGATTGGAGTGTTTGTCGTCTGTTGGTTCCCTTTCTTCTTCTCCTACTCGCTGCAGGCCATCTGTCCTGAGACCTGCGCCCTCCCTGATCCCCTCTTTAAGTTCTTCTTCTGGATCGGCTACTGCAACTCCTGTCTGAACCCCGTCATATACACCATCTTCAACCAGGACTTCAGGAAAGCCTTCAAGAAGATCCTTTGTAAGAACACCAAGGGCACCTTCTTCTAG